In one window of Palaemon carinicauda isolate YSFRI2023 chromosome 2, ASM3689809v2, whole genome shotgun sequence DNA:
- the LOC137616946 gene encoding location of vulva defective 1-like has protein sequence MRCPSKVALLFLCPWLMLGAGDATAVYRFREFGSEVCGPVGHSRTGANDVLCAIFCSKDESCCAFSTSKNLKASCLLHTEIQREPSEDYICYIRDSAILHTSLNLFIKFSPLDDHHTLSSLPPETSPNGQSSTSAPSSPPEASGSHETSTTTEISLMSTVSSGAAAVTAVTSISASVNIFETLTESTTAPNTISNTTTPTINISQPNSTLTTDTPPSFLFGSVTVKESDNRWFECPTPYVIYGLTYNSSANAATEIFCGLTKVDPIEWTAEFAYNECPFHKLPNRVSVSNYYSGLLCTEMTPFLVFDVNACVTKVVDAGPMSSTVICDDYKVLKSVNISSNQNSYNHQMFSSTEQITFTCCSLKVPLPLPSLSITALTTPDPSCIHQGSTAMVAIGLDYSSEDVKYLVCSTFDGSLVTDSSGVNEIKIVTQGDSPDSCSSDRVMVGLRSIAYNKENKALCANVADYLTIDTGNCITVLKNVGPRPSIPGVNTNDWKYWISCLHLVGNYTIQMIVRKCIDDSHSRDYCIQEFSSIQCCPVILK, from the exons ATGAGGTGCCCGTCGAAGGTGGCTCTTCTCTTCCTTTGCCCCTGGCTGATGCTGGGGGCGGGGGACGCCACGGCTGTCTACAGGTTTCGTGAATTTGGTTCTGAAGTATGTGGTCCTGTCGGCCACTCTAGAACTGGAGCGAACGACGTCTTGTGCGCCATCTTCTGTTCTAaag ATGAGTCATGCTGCGCCTTCAGTACATCAAAAAATCTCAAAGCTTCGTGTTTACTACATACCGAGATTCAGCGTGAACCGTCGGAAGATTACATTTGTTACATTAGAG ATTCCGCCATTTTACATACATCGTTAAACTTATTCATCAAATTTTCTCCACTAGACGACCACCATACTCTGAGTTCTCTGCCACCTGAAACCTCACCGAATGGACAGTCCTCTACTTCGGCTCCCTCCTCACCTCCTGAAGCATCAGGTTCCCATGAAACTTCTACCACAACGGAAATTTCTTTGATGTCTACCGTGTCTTCAGGGGCTGCTGCTGTTACTGCAGTCACTTCTATTTCAGCTAGCGTGAATATTTTTGAGACTCTCACAGAAAGTACAACAGCGCCCAATACCATTTCTAACACAACCACGCCAACCATTAACATTTCCCAACCAAATTCTACACTTACCACTGATACACCACCTTCATTCCTTTTCGGTTCGGTTACAGTTAAAGAGAGCGATAATAGGTGGTTTGAGTGTCCCACACCTTACGTGATTTATGGGCTCACTTACAATTCATCAGCCAATGCTGCTACTGAAATTTTTTGTGGTCTCACAAAGGTCGACCCTATTGAATGGACGGCAGAATTCGCCTACAATGAATGTCCTTTTCACAAACTTCCAAATAGGGTTTCCGTGAGTAACTACTATTCTGGCCTCCTGTGTACTGAAATGACACCTTTTTTGGTATTCGACGTGAATGCTTGCGTAACAAAGGTTGTCGATGCTGGTCCCATGTCGTCTACGGTTATATGCGATGATTACAAAGTCCTAAAGAGTGTTAACATTAGCAGTAATCAAAACTCGTACAATCATCAAATGTTTTCTAGCACTGAGCAAATAACTTTTACGTGCTGTAGTCTCAAGGTTCCACTTCCTTTGCCTTCATTGTCAATTACAGCCTTGACGACTCCAGATCCAAGTTGTATTCATCAAGGATCAACAGCCATGGTCGCTATTGGATTGGATTACTCGTCAGAGGACGTGAAATATTTGGTTTGCTCTACATTCGATGGCTCTCTCGTGACAGATTCCAGTGGAGTAAACGAGATCAAGATTGTCACTCAAGGCGATTCACCAGACAGTTGCTCATCTGATCGAGTGATGGTTGGCCTCAGGTCCATCGCCTACAACAAGGAAAACAAAGCTCTTTGTGCCAATGTTGCTGACTACTTGACAATTGATACAGGTAATTGCATAACTGTTCTGAAAAATGTAGGTCCAAGACCATCAATTCCAGGAGTGAACACAAATGACTGGAAATATTGGATCAGTTGTCTACATCTTGTTGGTAACTATACAATCCAGATGATTGTGCGAAAATGCATCGATGACTCTCATTCCCGTGATTACTGCATTCAAGAGTTTTCAAGCATCCAGTGCTGTCCAGTTATCTTAAAGTAG